ATCACGAACCGGCAGTGGCAGACGAACCGGGAGCGGTCCGTGGCCCGGGTCGCGGAGCTCGGGCTGCCGCTCTTCGTCAAGCCGTGCCGGGCCGGCTCCTCGATCGGCATCACGAAGGTCACCCGGGTCGAGGAGCTCGAGGCCGCCATCGAGGCCGCCCGCGAGCACGACCCCAAGGTCATGGTCGAGGCCGCCATCGACGGCCGCGAGATCGAGGTGGCGGTGCTCGAGGGGCGCGACTACGGGCCCCCGCGGGTGACCGCCCCGGGTGAGATCGCCGTCGTCGGCGACTACGATTTCTACGACTATCAGGCCAAGTACTTCGACTCGGGTTCGGCCGCCCTGAGCTTCCCCGCGGAGCTGCCGGGGCTCATCACCGAGCGCGCCAAGGGCCTGGCGGCCCGGGCCTTCGACGCGGTCGGCGGCGAGGGGCTGGCGCGAGTCGACCTGTTCTACACGACCGCGGGCGAGCTGATCGTCAACGAGATCAACACGATGCCCGGCTTCACCCCGATCTCGATGTACCCGATGATGTGGCAGCGCTCCGGCATGCCCTACGCGGCGCTCATCACCGAGCTGATCGACCTCGCCCTCGCGCGCAGCCCGGGGCTGCGGTGAGGGCCGGGCCGGCGACCGCGGGACCCGCGATCGTCGTCGCCGGGGTGCTCGCGCTCTCGGCGTGCGCCTCCCCGGTCCCGCTCGACCCCGCGCCGACCGCGAGCGACCCGGCGTGCGCCGAGGTGCTCATGGCGCTGCCGGACGAGGTCGCCGGCGCGCAGAGCCGCTCCACCACCTCCCAGTCCTCCCGCGCCTGGGGCGACCCGCCCATCACGATGCGCTGCGGGGTCACCCCGCCGGGCCCCACGACCGACCGATGCCTGCCGATCACGAGCGGCGACGTGACGGTCGACTGGATCATGACCGAGATCGGCGACGAGTCCGTGGCCGAGAACAGCTGGCAGTTCACCACGTTCGGCCGTGAGCCCGCGATCCAGGTCGTCGTGCCCGTGAACTACGCCGGCGAGGACGTCTCCGGCGTGCTCGGCGTCTTCGGTGGTGCCATCGGGCAGCTCCCGGTCAGCCGGGCGTGCCTGTGAACGTGAGCGAGGTCGACGAGGGAGAGCTGCTCGGACGGATCTTTCCGCGGCTGCCGACCGGCGCGTCGACGCTGCTCGGCCCGGGGGACGACGCCGCGATCGTGGCCGCCCCGGACGGGCGGGTCGTCGTCTCGACCGACGTGCTCGTGGCCGGGCGACACTTCCGCCTCGACTGGTCCACGGGTGCCGACGTCGGCTACCGGGCCGCGTCGCAGAACCTCGCCGACATCGCCGCCATGGGGGCGCGCCCGACCGCGATCGTCGTGGGGCTCGTGCTGCCCGCCGCCACGCCGGTGGCCTGGGTCGAGGACCTCGCCGACGGGCTCGCGCTGGCCTGCTCACCCCTCGGGGTCGGCGTCGTCGGGGGAGACCTCGTGGGCGGGCGCGAGCTCGTGGTGTCGGTGACCGTGCACGGGGACTGCCGGGGCCGCGCGCCGGTGACCCGGGCCGGCGCGCGCCCCGGTCACGTGATCGGGCTGTGCGGCACGCTCGGCCGCTCGGCCGCCGGGTGGGCCGCGCTGGAACGATTCGGCCCGGACGCGGGTCGGGATCCCGCCCTCGTCGGGCACGGCGTGTTCCGGCGGCCCGTGCCGCCCCTGCCCGCGGGCGTGCGCGCCGCCGAGGCCGGGGCGAGCGCGATGATGGACGTCTCCGACGGACTGCTCAAGGACGGCGCCCGGCTGGCTCTCGCCTCGGGGGTGACCCTCGCGCTGGACTCGGCCGCGCTCGCGGCGGACCTGGCGGACCTGGCTCCCGCCGGGGCCCTCCTCGGGGTCGACCCGTGGACCTGGCTGCTCGGCGGCGGGGAAGACCATGCGCTGCTCGCCGTCTTCCCCGATGCCGGCAGGGCCGAGGTGGCGGGATTCCGCGTCGTCGGGGCGGTGGTCGAGGCGCGGGAGGACGGGCCGGTGCTGCTCGACGGTCACGCGCCGGGTCGGCGCCGGCTGCGCACCGGCTGGGACCACTTCCGCGCATGACGGCCGCCGACCCCGCGGACCGGCGACCGATCGTCGCGGCCCTCGCGAACCCCCACACCCGCCGGCTCTTCGCCTGCGCCCGCCTCGCTCAGGCGTCGGCCGACCCCTCGCGGTAGATCTTCGCCCGGGAGATGAGCCCGCCGGCGAGGTCGAAGACGGCGAGGAGTGCGGCGCTCCTGTCCGCACCGTCGTGGTTCCAACGCTCGATCATCTCGACCGCGACGACGGCGCCGCCGTCGATCACCCGCACGAGCTCGAGTCGCGGCGTGATCGAGGCCATCGCGGTCTCGAAGAATTCGCGCAGTTCGCCGCCGGGCACCGTGTAGTCGCCGGTGACCCACGTCGCCCCCGGGGCGAAGTCGGCGAGGAGGGCGGCGGCGTCCCCGGCATTGAAGGCATCGAGGTGGCGGCGGACGAGGTCGGCGGTGGAGGTCACCGGTCGATCCTAGAGGTCACCGGGTCTTGAGTGTGCCAGGCCGTGACTGGGTCGGTTCGACCACGTCATGGGTAGTCCGGGGCACCCACATACCCGGGCGAGGTGGGACTGGGGCGATTCGACCACGTCCTGGGTAGTCCGGGGCACCCACATGCCCGGGCGGGGTGTGACTGGGTTGGTTCGACCACGTCATGGGTGGTCCGGGGCACCCACATGCCCGGGCGGGGTGTGTGCACACGCAAAATCGGCCGCCCACCCGCAGGTGGACGGCCGATTCGATGCCGAGGCCCTCAGTTGGCGCGGGTGACCTTGCCGGCCTTGAGGCAGGAGGTGCACACGTTCATGCGCTTCGGCGTGCCGTTCGTGACGGTGCGAACCTTCTGGATGTTCGGGTTCCAGCGACGCTTGGTGCGCCGGTGGGAGTGCGAGATGCTGTGGCCGAAGCTCGGGGCCTTGGCGCAGACGTCACACGTAGCAGCCACGGTGTCTCCTTAGTCGTTGCTCGCCACACGGTATCTAGCGGCGGATCGTATGGTCGGGCGGTCGCGTCAGCGGCGCATACCCGGCCAGAATGAGGTCATAGCCTGCGAACAGGCAACCGGTCCATCGTAGCGGACGCCCGCTCCATCCCCAACTTCCCGGGGGCCCGCGGCGTGTGAAGCACCTCACCGGCGTGTCCCCACCAGCCACTACCATCGAGGATATGCCCGCGGCCAAGGATCCAGCGCTCAACTCCGAGCGCTCCGAGCTCGAGCGCCTCTTCGGCAAGCGCCTCGCCGCCGACCTCGCCACCCTCGACCTGCACACGGTCGACGGCCTCCTCCATCACTACCCGCGCCGCTACGTCGAGCACGAGCAGGTGACCCCGCTCAGCCGGGGCCGGATCGATGAGGACGTCACCTACGTCGCCCGCGTGAGCTCCAAGGAGGGCCGGGTGGTCCGCGGCGGCACGATGTATCTGACGACCATCGTGTTCACCGACGGCACGACCGACGTCGGCGCCACGTTCTTCTCCAAGACCGAACACAAGGTGAACAAGTACGTCAAGGAGCTCAAGGTCGGCCAGTACGCGATGGTCGCGGGCAAGCTGAGCCGCAGCAAGTTCGCCGGCGGGCCCGCCCGCGAACTCGTCCACCCCGACGTGCGGCCGCTTCCCACGCCCGCCGCGGGCTCCACCGAGGCCGCCAAGCCCGTGCCGATCTACCCGGCCACGAAGAAGTGCCCGAGCTGGAAGACCGAGCACGCCCTGCGCACGATCATCGACCCGCTCCAACCCGGCGACGTCGCCGACCCCATCCCGGGCGAGCTGCGCGCCGAGCACGGCCTCATGAGCCTGCACGACGCGCTGCGCCACGTGCACCAACCCGCCACGATCAACCACGCCCACCAGGCCCGCCACACCCTGCGCTTCCACGAGGCCTTCGTGCTGCAGACGGCGCTCGCCCGCCGCCGCCTCGACGCGCGCCGATTCGACGCCGACCCCCGCCCGCCCGTGGCCGGTGGCCTGCTCGACGCCCTCGACGCCCAGCTGCCGTTCACGCTCACCGCCGCGCAGCGCGAGGTCGCCGCCGAACTGGGCGACGATCTCGCCGGGGCCCATCCGATGCAGCGGCTCCTCCAGGGGGAGGTCGGCTCCGGCAAGACCGTCGTCGCGCTGCGGGCGATGCTGCAGGTGGTCGACGCCGGGGGACAGGCCGCGCTGCTCGCCCCGACCGAGGTGCTCGCCCAGCAGCACGCCCGCTCGATCGAGGCCCTGCTCGGGCCGCTCGCCGACCCGATGGCGGCCGGCCTCCTGCGACCCGATGCACCCCGCACCCGGGTGGCGCTGCTCACCGGCTCGATGGGCGCGGCACCCCGCCGAGCCGCGCTCCTGGCGGCGGCCTCGGGAGAGGCGGGGATCGTCGTCGGTACGCATGCCCTGCTCGGAGAGCACGTGCAGTTCGCCGACCTCGGCCTCGTGGTCGTGGACGAGCAGCACCGGTTCGGCGTGGAGCAGCGCGACGTGCTGCGCACCAAGGCCGCGAAGGTGCCGCACACGCTCGTCATGACCGCCACCCCCATCCCGCGCTCGGTCGCGATGACCGTCTTCGGCGACGTCGACACCTCGACCATGCGCGAGCTTCCGGCCGGCCGGGCGCCGGTGGCCACCCACGTCGTCTCGCAGAACCGGCCCGGCTGGATGGAGCGCGTGTGGGCCCGGGTGGCCGAGGCGGTCGCGGCCGGCGGCCGGGCGTACGTCGTGGCCCCGCGCATCGGCGAGGACGGCGGCGGGCCTGCCGGGTCCGCCGGGGCCGCTGGGTCGGCCGGGGCCGCTGGGTCAACTGGGGCCGCCGGGTCGACTAGGGCCGCCGGCTCCACTCGATCGGCTGGGTCGGCCGGCGACACCGACGGCGTCGACCTCGTGACCGAGGAGGGCGCGGAGAAGGCGGCGAGCGACCTCATCGCCGTGCTCGAGCTCGCCCCGCAGCTGGCCGCCGAGCCGGCGCTCGCCGGGATCGGGATCGGCATCCTGCACGGCCGCCTCGCACCCGAGGAGAAGAACCGGGCGATGGCCGACTTCTCCTCCGGGACGGTGCCCATCCTCGTGTCGACCACCGTGATCGAGGTCGGGGTGGACGTGCCGGAGGCGACCGTCATGGTCGTCATGGACGCGAACTTCTTCGGCCTGTCACAGCTGCACCAGCTGCGGGGCCGGATCGGCCGGGGAGATCGCGGCGGCACGTGCTTCGTGGTCGCCCGCTCCGGGGGGCAGGTCTCGAAGCAGCGCCTCGACACGTTCGCGGGCACGAACGACGGGTTCGCGCTCGCGGAGGCCGACCTCGCCTATCGTGGCGAGGGGGATGTGCTCGGCCGCTCCCAGTCCGGCCGGGACAGCTCGCTCAAGCTCCTGCGCGTGATCGAGGATGCCGACCTCATCGAGGCGGCCCGCGTGGCCGCCTGGGCGATCATCGAGTCCGATCCCGACCTGGCGGCCCACCCGGCGCTCGCCCGGGCCACCCTCACCCTGATCGACCCCGACAAGGAGGAGTTCCTCGATCGTGCCTGAGAAGAAGAAGCGGACCGCGCCGCTCATCGCCGCCCACGACGTGCTCGTGGGCTACGGATCGACCACCGAGTCCGCCGTCTGCCCGCCGATCAGCGTGACGGTGCGCGAGCGACGCTCGCTCGCGATCGTCGGCGCGAACGGCACCGGCAAGTCCACGTTCCTGCGGGCCCTCGCCGGGCAGCTGGCCGTGCTCGCCGGGCGCATCGAGGTGTTCGACCGGGCCATCGACGAACGCAGCGCCGAGTTCCGCCGGGACGTGGCCATCGTGCTCGACGACGACTCCTACCTGCCGGCCCTCACCGTGCGCGAGCACCTCCTGCTCACCGCTCGGGGCCACGGGGTCGAATCGGCGAGCGCGCTCGTGACCGAACTGCTCGAGGACTTCGGCCTCACCCCGCGCCAGCACGCCCTGCCGACCGCGCTCTCCTCGGGGCAGCGGCGCCGGCTGCTGCTCGCGGCCGGATTCGTGCGCCCGCGCCACCTGCTCGTGCTCGACGAGCCGGAGCAGCGCCTCGACGCCGGCATGCGCGACCGGCTGACCGAGCGGCTCGCCGGGGAGACCGCCGTGTTCGCCACCCACGACCCGGTGCTCGTGCGCGGCGCCGCCTCCGCCGCCCTCATCCTCGCCGAGGACGAGGTGCGCGTGGTCGACCCGGAGACGGGGGCGGCAGCCATCGAGGAGCTGCGGTGAGCGTCACCGGCGCGCACATCCGCGGGCTCACCCGGGCGGCCACGAAGGCCCACGGCGGCGGCAAGTCCTCCGACCTGTTCGGCGACGTGTACGTCATCGCCATCAACATCGCCATCGCCCTCGGCATGGCCGTCGGGCTCCTCAACTATCTCAACGCGACCATCCGCAGCCACGACGCCGCGGCCGGGATGAACCCGCTGTGGTTCACGCTCAGCCTGGCCGTCGCGTTCCTCG
The window above is part of the Pseudactinotalea sp. HY158 genome. Proteins encoded here:
- a CDS encoding D-alanine--D-alanine ligase family protein — its product is MTHLPRARVAVLFGGQSSEHAISCATAAGVLTAIDRDRFDVIPVGITRAGHWLLLPDDPERLQLGPGHVPAVEEGDGPRVTLTGDRRLIATGGADIDDQGIDVVLPLLHGPYGEDGTIQGLLELAWMPYVGSGVLASAVGMDKQYMKAVLAAADLPIGPHEVITNRQWQTNRERSVARVAELGLPLFVKPCRAGSSIGITKVTRVEELEAAIEAAREHDPKVMVEAAIDGREIEVAVLEGRDYGPPRVTAPGEIAVVGDYDFYDYQAKYFDSGSAALSFPAELPGLITERAKGLAARAFDAVGGEGLARVDLFYTTAGELIVNEINTMPGFTPISMYPMMWQRSGMPYAALITELIDLALARSPGLR
- the rpmB gene encoding 50S ribosomal protein L28, which encodes MAATCDVCAKAPSFGHSISHSHRRTKRRWNPNIQKVRTVTNGTPKRMNVCTSCLKAGKVTRAN
- a CDS encoding ATP-binding cassette domain-containing protein, which produces MPEKKKRTAPLIAAHDVLVGYGSTTESAVCPPISVTVRERRSLAIVGANGTGKSTFLRALAGQLAVLAGRIEVFDRAIDERSAEFRRDVAIVLDDDSYLPALTVREHLLLTARGHGVESASALVTELLEDFGLTPRQHALPTALSSGQRRRLLLAAGFVRPRHLLVLDEPEQRLDAGMRDRLTERLAGETAVFATHDPVLVRGAASAALILAEDEVRVVDPETGAAAIEELR
- a CDS encoding nuclear transport factor 2 family protein codes for the protein MTSTADLVRRHLDAFNAGDAAALLADFAPGATWVTGDYTVPGGELREFFETAMASITPRLELVRVIDGGAVVAVEMIERWNHDGADRSAALLAVFDLAGGLISRAKIYREGSADA
- a CDS encoding DUF3515 family protein, with translation MRAGPATAGPAIVVAGVLALSACASPVPLDPAPTASDPACAEVLMALPDEVAGAQSRSTTSQSSRAWGDPPITMRCGVTPPGPTTDRCLPITSGDVTVDWIMTEIGDESVAENSWQFTTFGREPAIQVVVPVNYAGEDVSGVLGVFGGAIGQLPVSRACL
- a CDS encoding thiamine-phosphate kinase codes for the protein MSEVDEGELLGRIFPRLPTGASTLLGPGDDAAIVAAPDGRVVVSTDVLVAGRHFRLDWSTGADVGYRAASQNLADIAAMGARPTAIVVGLVLPAATPVAWVEDLADGLALACSPLGVGVVGGDLVGGRELVVSVTVHGDCRGRAPVTRAGARPGHVIGLCGTLGRSAAGWAALERFGPDAGRDPALVGHGVFRRPVPPLPAGVRAAEAGASAMMDVSDGLLKDGARLALASGVTLALDSAALAADLADLAPAGALLGVDPWTWLLGGGEDHALLAVFPDAGRAEVAGFRVVGAVVEAREDGPVLLDGHAPGRRRLRTGWDHFRA
- a CDS encoding ATP-dependent DNA helicase RecG, whose amino-acid sequence is MPAAKDPALNSERSELERLFGKRLAADLATLDLHTVDGLLHHYPRRYVEHEQVTPLSRGRIDEDVTYVARVSSKEGRVVRGGTMYLTTIVFTDGTTDVGATFFSKTEHKVNKYVKELKVGQYAMVAGKLSRSKFAGGPARELVHPDVRPLPTPAAGSTEAAKPVPIYPATKKCPSWKTEHALRTIIDPLQPGDVADPIPGELRAEHGLMSLHDALRHVHQPATINHAHQARHTLRFHEAFVLQTALARRRLDARRFDADPRPPVAGGLLDALDAQLPFTLTAAQREVAAELGDDLAGAHPMQRLLQGEVGSGKTVVALRAMLQVVDAGGQAALLAPTEVLAQQHARSIEALLGPLADPMAAGLLRPDAPRTRVALLTGSMGAAPRRAALLAAASGEAGIVVGTHALLGEHVQFADLGLVVVDEQHRFGVEQRDVLRTKAAKVPHTLVMTATPIPRSVAMTVFGDVDTSTMRELPAGRAPVATHVVSQNRPGWMERVWARVAEAVAAGGRAYVVAPRIGEDGGGPAGSAGAAGSAGAAGSTGAAGSTRAAGSTRSAGSAGDTDGVDLVTEEGAEKAASDLIAVLELAPQLAAEPALAGIGIGILHGRLAPEEKNRAMADFSSGTVPILVSTTVIEVGVDVPEATVMVVMDANFFGLSQLHQLRGRIGRGDRGGTCFVVARSGGQVSKQRLDTFAGTNDGFALAEADLAYRGEGDVLGRSQSGRDSSLKLLRVIEDADLIEAARVAAWAIIESDPDLAAHPALARATLTLIDPDKEEFLDRA